TCATGAGCTTTTTTGCAATCACAGTCATTTAGCAAACATATGATACTTCACACTCACAGCCCTGACAGGGGCATATGGCACTTCCTACCTCCTAAATGTTGATGGATGGAACTGCTTTGACTATTCAAGGAATCAAAGGCCTGGTTGGAACCTCAAGGCCCTGCGTTGATTTTGGTGAACTGCCTTCTGATTTGTCCTGTGCATGGAGAATCAGGCTTGTTCCAAGTTAAACAAGCAAGAGACTTCAAATGGATGAAAATGTCTCCTACTCAGTGGTCCTGAACACTTGAAATCTCAAAAGCTGGAGCAATGGGAAGTTTGAAGATGATCTCATTCCCAGCATTGAAAATGTGccttttcaggcagaaaaaaaaaaaaaaaaggagaaaagaaaagaaagtatgCTTTAAGCAGAATAAAGTACAAGTTGGCTATTGGTGGCAGAAAAGTTAAGCACAAAGGTACTCAAAACTTGTATGATGTTGTGAAAAAGAGCAAGAGGTAGATCTGTTGCCAAAATCAGACCCATAAAAGCCAGTGGGCCACTGCTGACCCACCATCTATCTCCTCTTAAAAGCAAACTTAGCAGCCAGGATGGAGATAATCAGATATCTCCTGGTTTTCACTGGGATTTACCAGAAATGTTTCTTGGTGGTGAAGACCCCATTTTGGACAGAGCCCCAGCAAGAAGAGCTGAGGTgctcagagctcccagctgcacaTGGCAGAGACTGAGCCTTTACTCTGCTTAATCCCAAACAGGAATGTGAAGGGACAGGTAAAGAGGGAACCTGCCTTTcagtgggagaagggaaaaagacttattttttttcactacaCAGTTTCAAATGTTCAGACTCTGGCCCTGTGCTGAGCCAAAACGACCACCCAAGGTCTCCTGCAAAATGCAGATGTTATTCCTCCCCCTGCCCAAGCCGTGGACACGTGTCTCTGGCTGAGCACCGCGTGGCCAGTGAGCCCGAGCACAATAATGTGTTTTCCGTCTCCTGACACCTGACAGTGGCATGATTTCACCAACCACTTGGTCCCACTGCTGCATACTTTCCAAGGCGATAAAAATCAAACAGATTAAcatgtttgcttttaattttacattttagaagCAGCTGTTGAACCACCTCAATGGCAACAGTGTCTATTGCCAGCATTAGTGTCATTAGTAGTCATTGCAGCTGTAATAGCACCATTATCTCCTGCTAAAAGGGTCACTGATGGCTTGGGACAGAGCTCCGGGAAGTGAAAAGGGCAGACTAAATGAGATGGAAACAGCAAACAGTTGCTTCTGTCTTGACTTGCATAAAGACCTGCGAATGCTATGCAGAGGGAAATTAATTTGCACAAGTAGCAAAAATTTTGGCTGGAGTGTCATCAAGGAGGAGGGGCTCTTGGTGGCTCTCTTGTCACTTGGGCTAACGTAAAGCATATAAATATGGGAAAGAGAGAATGGGGACATCACTACCAACCATCTTCATCCCTCAGAGTGAACTTCTCTCCACCTCTTGCTGCCGCCTCTTGGGTAAGTTGGATTGCCTCACTTTTACTTTCTACCTGTTGTGCAGACCTGTCTTCTTAAGTTGATGAAGCAGGCAGTGACAATTGTCATTGACCCAAGAAAATGAGGCCTCCAAAGGTCTTTGAGGAgattgtgctggttttgggcCATCATCACATTTTACAGCCCCTTCTGAATGGGCAGAGAGGGTTTTTCCTCTGAAGGCTCTGCTGATCTTGGCTCTCCAGGGCATGTGAGAGCTTGGTGGGATGACTCTACCAGACTTTTCAGGCAAGACAGTAGGGAGCCTGAGGCTGATGGAGCATGGAGATGGACTTATGGTTATAGTCAGTAGTCGTTTACTGTCACTTGTAAATCCTGGTGCAGAAAGCTCTCTTCCTTCTCAGACTATAAGGTCCATCTCCTACTTGGGTCTCATTTCCTTGCCAGAGGATCTGAAAGATGCAAGATGCTTGACTACAACCTATTTTTACCTCCTAGACTTTCCTGTGTCTGCTCTTCCTCTTATCCCTAGgcctcagccagcccagcatggCTCTCTGGATCCGATCTCTgcccctcctggccctgctggccctcTCGGGCCCCGGGAGCAGCCACGCCGCTGTCAACCAGCACCTCTGCGGCTCCCACCTGGTGGAAGCCCTGTACCTGGTCTGTGGGGAGCGCGGCTTCTTCTACCAGCCCAAAGCCCGGCGGGACGTCGAGCAGCCCCTGGGTAAGTGGGGCTGACCCATGCAGCAGCCGCCTGTCTCTGACAGTGACACCGGGAATGTCCTCCGTGGGGAATGCCAGGAATACCTTCGGCATACCGACAGCCTCACGGTTGCCAGTGAAAAGCTCTTCAGGTTAAAAAGGCAGATGAGAGGGCGGGCAGGGAGAGAGGATTTATGAGGCAAAAGGAATTGGGCCTGGAAGCTCAGACTCATCTATTTCTTTGTGTGGTTGTTACACCTGGGAGTGTTCATAGAAAATAAAGGCGGGAGGAACTCAATAAGCCTCTTTCTGCCCCAGGACAGGATCCCCATTGTTGTCCCCATTCTATTTCTCAGCCATGTTTGTCTGCTATGTTCATAAAAACCTCCAGAGAGAAAGCTTCCTCTGCCTTCTGGAGCTGCCCATTCCCAAGCTTAGCTGACCTTCTTCTTgaggatttcttcccaatatctaacCTGAACATCCCTTGCTGCAAATTATTTCTTGTCTTCTCATTAGTGTACAGGGGGAAGAGCCTAGTTCTTTCATCTTTATgattgtttttcaaaatattggAACGCTGTTCCCATGTCTAGTTTTGACCTCTCCTCAGCTGCACAATCTTGCTGCCTTCCTAGGTCATATTTTCTCGATCTCTAAACATGCATTTGTCCGCATCCTTGCTGGCTGGTGAGGCCTGGAGAAGCACATTGAATATTCTGTCTTCCAAGCTTCTAATCAAGACTGTGAATAGATGAAGAAGAGACCCCTGTGCAAATTGCATCCATTTCAATCCTCTCATTTCAAGATCGACCTTCACTTAACATCCCCTGACTGCAATACATCTCTCCCACCATTTCTCTTCCCATCACACACTGTTTTCATTTATATCCAATTCTCTCTCCTGTATGTAACCACCCTGTGAAATAGTCTTAGGGGTCTTTGTAAGGTGAAACAAGACAATGCCCTAGCAGAGGGTTTGTCCATGATTTGTTCGGGATGTCATTTGTTCCATTCTCTAATTATTCATTTCTGGAGTTCACTGTAAGTGGATTGGAGGTTTCATTAGCCAAACTACCTAAATACAGCACAGAGAATTCTAATCGTGCCAACAAGAATGCAAGTATTTGAGgattttctacctttttttccagcactttTGCCTGAGCCACCACCTCTTTGTCATACAATCTGGTTATGTTTACAGTCTGCTCACAGCTGGCTTGAAGGATGAAGACAAGTAAATCACGAAACTTTGACTAGCTATTTCCTCTTCTACTTAACATTGGACCaaatttttcccaaatttccctTCTAGCACACTAGCATAATGATTTTGTGTTACTCTTGTGCCTTGCTCATTGCCTCACGCTTCGGGGGCTTGGGGATTTCGCATCTTGTACTCTACTTGTATTGCCCTAGAAACCACATCTCATTCTCACTTTCCAggcattttctctttgctgttaagggctcttttcttcctgcagaaaaaacTCACTGATTTATTTGccattttccatattttcacTGGGCAACTAAAACCTGAACAGATCTGTGCACAAGTTTTCAAGTTCTCACCAGCAAATAATCATTCTGTTGAGTGTTATCTGTGTCCAAATACCCTAATTTATCACTGCTTCTAAAAACTTGCCCCCAGCTGTGAACACAGACATACACAAATGCTTTTGCTGTCAGCTTGGGGCTATATCCAGGCAGCCAACTGAATCAGGCTGTTCAGGAACAGCTGGGAAATGCACCCAGCCTCAGAACTGGACTGTCCCTGCAATGCCACAAACATCCCAGTTGTCTGCCCAGGCTCCCAGAAGAGTGGGTAACTGCCTAAGGGCTCTGCAGTCCCAAACTCTTCTCTATAGACAATCCCATTTTTACATCTCACTTACTAGTTGCTCACCCCAGGGAAGGCTcagaatttctcttcttctccacACAGCTTCCCCAATAAAGCCTCTGTATCCCTTTATCCCTCACGCTGCCAATAGTCACTCAGCTTGGCATCTGCTGGACACCACAGGATTATTTTGGGAGAGAAAACAGGGTGCTACAAACAGCACCAACCTGGGGAAACCCGTGCAACttccttcccattttccagCCAACTCTGGATTGAAAATCTGGTGCCTGCTAAgggggtgtctgcagggctcaagagccagggctggtgccatGTGATGTCCCACAACTTCTCTTCTTCTCCCCTGGCAGTGAGCGGTCCCTTGCAcggagagctgggagagctgccctTCCAGCAGGAGGAGTTTGAGAAAGTGAAGCGAGGGATCGTCGAGCAATGCTGCCACAACACCTGCTCCCTCTACCAGCTGGAAAACTACTGCAATtaggggcagggctgggctggggagcccgTGGGCTGTGGGCAGAAACATGCACTTACGCTACTGCACCTTCAAAGCAATTGAATAAATGTTGTGGATCTCTTGGAAGGTTCATGTTCTCTCTGGTTCATGTGTCCACATCTTTTTGTCTGCTTTAGAGTGTCAGTGTCCATGCTTGGGTAGAGCACTTTTCAGCCATCACTTCAGATTATCCTTCTGCCACACGAATGACCTCCATGGGAATGAGGGAGGGAAGGGTATTACACAGATTTGGAGCAGGTATATGGAGCATCCGGCACACCCAGTGCTTGGAGAACCAGAAGGAGAAGGCAAAGAGGTTTAAACAAGACTTCTCTTGCTAGGGAAACATTACATCTGTAACAATGTCATGCTGGTCAGCTTCCTGCAGTTCACAGCCCAAATATAGCCAGGCAGCTGGAGACTGAACTTCCTCAGCTACATAATGGAAACAGTAAAGATTAGGCAAAGAATTATGTCACCTATTCATTGTACTCAGAAAAAATCATGGATGACCACCATGGCCAATTCAGAAAGTGTGTCTAGTTCCTACTTGTGCTCGTGGGAAGCCCAGGGAGAGCCCCTGCTGTGGGATGTGCTTGTTGTTCACAAGGATATCACAAGCCATGTACTGAAAGTGAATTTAATCCAAGAAGGAGTTTTGAATCTATCGGCCATGTGCTGGGCAGTATCcttgctcctggtgctgcaaaCCTCTTTCAAGTATCTGGTCCCAGAATTGcccctttccatgaggaaaacCTGCCCAGCGGTGCCAGCTGGCCAGAGTGTCCCAGAGCGTAGGGAAGGGCTCTATTCCCTCTGCCGAGGGACTCCCGTGGCACTCTGCTGAAAGCCGTGCAGAGGGGCTCCGTgggatgggctcagcctggcagaggtgacagcagcagccagggctgcattTTGCTGGTGACAGATTTTGAAAGTTGGTCTGAGAGGAGCCTGTGGTTTTAACAGCCTCATTTCCCAAACCAGTTCCGACTGCCTCCAGTGGAGCTGCACAGATGGAAGCTGCCATCTCATCCCTGCCAGGATGCAGTACTCCCAATCCTATCGCAAGCACAAAACTGGCCAAACCACTACAAACTGAAaggctggaagagcagctggatgagctgctgaaaagaaaatacagacatAAAGAATGAAATCAGAAAGCACTCATGATTCCCCGTGGCGACCTCCCATACAAATTCCCTTGATGCAGCCAAAAGCTGTCTCAAGGTGgcctcctcctgcaggtgccacaccagtgctgcagtgctcctCAGCCAGTCCTGCTCTCCCTGACCACCTTTTCATCCCTCTCCATCACCCCTTCTGCTGGGCCCCACTGAAtattcccagcagcagagtttTCAACTGTGACAAGCAGCTTCAGGCCAAAATCATGTGGTTATGAAAGCACAGCAAGATATATTCTGTTCCTGAGCTACTTGGCTCCCACCAAACCTCACAGTGTATAGCTCCAGTGGTTTCTAGAGGGGACAACCTAGAAGCAATTCCTCTACCTATTCTGGTGAACCATGAGGTCAGGACAAGTGttactggaggaaaaaaaaaaaaaaagagaaaagagaagaaaaaaaaagcagagctatTGGAGCTATTGCTCATTGTAAGGCCACCAACATATTCAGGCATGCAGCCAAGCACCAGCAATCTCATCCATCCAGGAGATACC
This sequence is a window from Serinus canaria isolate serCan28SL12 chromosome 5, serCan2020, whole genome shotgun sequence. Protein-coding genes within it:
- the INS gene encoding insulin; this encodes MALWIRSLPLLALLALSGPGSSHAAVNQHLCGSHLVEALYLVCGERGFFYQPKARRDVEQPLVSGPLHGELGELPFQQEEFEKVKRGIVEQCCHNTCSLYQLENYCN